A genomic region of Deinococcus ruber contains the following coding sequences:
- a CDS encoding CheR family methyltransferase, with product MLKGWTYGKAPDATETPQRFRRTEAVSKPGVKISGYLIKIHGTCLPVSAVTARSGTVMTLGRDGHLDSVCALRQEAPLSVSEAGHPAQVSGIETLPDHAPLPFPSAALIDSSHHASARTCTEGSILSRRSSYRRTERRYHWPPLPFTGESFMSGDSPPTTSVSSPPSTEETPPLHGVVGIGGSAGALDGYERFFLALPPVTGMAFVVVPHLEPDHRGLMPDILARCTPMSVLQIEEGMRLLADHVYVIPPGQRLTLTQGILHLHGPEHATGMVIDTFFESLAGDQREHAVAVVLSGMGRDGTQGLHAIKANGGRVLVQDPQTAEYSSMPSSAAASQLADEVLSVEDLALRLLSAVHLARLLDAQQLTRADEAAPSPLQRILRLVRAQTGHDFTRYKPTTLVRRLERRMQTQRLLDVERYIQLLESSSSEVEALFQDFTINVTSFFRDTEAFAALKSQLRSAMAKPRQEGDTFRVWVAACSTGEEAYSVAILLHELAEEVGGPPPLKIQIFATDIDQAAIHQARQGRYSKDIAYVVSLERLNRFFLLKDGQYQIRADIRDRVVFATHNTFGDPPFTRLDLLCCRNMLIYVGPELQQQIISIFRYALRPHGLLFLGASETVGAGREHFEALSHRWKLYQRGEGAAELPRVSTQARWGDTDATPHRREGKPALQTVSSASELRQQVQEALLAEYPASAVLINAQGTILFVHGQTARYLELPPGMTGTRVFEMAKGEVRSELPGAVRQADSERQRIVRRGLQVEVEGSVRTLDLIVKPLPESDRFLVIFQDRGDSAEPLDSSERATHIRMLERELQHGREALQATVEDMAISMEEMRSTNDELQTTNEELQSTNEELMTSKEELQSLNEELSTINAEHQRVIQHLTQSNDDARNLLENAGTGTVFLGSDLKIRRFTRPISSIIQLMPSDEGRPLTDFNINLRYQHLMNDVRRVLETLEPLEAQVQTGSGEWYLMRVSPYRTSENYIEGVVMAFTNIDLIKSLE from the coding sequence ATGTTGAAGGGCTGGACGTACGGGAAGGCGCCCGATGCGACGGAGACTCCGCAGCGGTTTCGGCGAACAGAAGCTGTCAGTAAGCCGGGAGTGAAGATATCTGGATACCTTATTAAAATACATGGCACCTGCCTCCCTGTGTCAGCTGTAACGGCCAGGAGCGGCACCGTCATGACCCTGGGTCGAGACGGACACCTTGATTCAGTCTGCGCCCTCCGTCAGGAAGCGCCCTTGAGCGTTTCTGAAGCAGGACACCCAGCTCAAGTTTCAGGCATCGAGACACTGCCTGATCACGCTCCTCTTCCGTTTCCCTCTGCGGCGCTTATCGACAGCAGCCACCATGCTTCCGCGAGGACCTGTACAGAAGGTTCTATACTTTCCAGAAGATCGTCGTACAGAAGAACAGAGCGACGTTACCACTGGCCCCCGCTGCCGTTCACAGGAGAGTCCTTCATGTCTGGTGATTCGCCCCCCACCACTTCTGTGTCTTCGCCGCCCTCAACTGAGGAGACGCCCCCGCTGCATGGCGTCGTCGGCATCGGCGGGTCGGCAGGGGCCCTGGACGGCTACGAACGCTTCTTTCTCGCGCTTCCACCGGTAACCGGGATGGCCTTCGTGGTCGTGCCGCACCTCGAACCTGATCACCGCGGATTGATGCCCGATATTCTGGCGCGCTGTACGCCCATGTCGGTGCTGCAGATCGAGGAGGGGATGCGTCTGCTCGCCGATCACGTCTACGTGATCCCTCCGGGACAGCGCTTGACCCTCACGCAGGGCATCCTGCATCTGCACGGTCCGGAACACGCCACCGGCATGGTGATCGATACGTTCTTCGAGTCACTGGCAGGAGATCAACGTGAGCACGCGGTGGCAGTCGTGCTGTCAGGGATGGGCAGGGATGGCACACAGGGCCTCCACGCCATCAAAGCGAACGGCGGGCGGGTGTTGGTGCAGGATCCTCAGACGGCCGAGTACAGTTCGATGCCCAGCAGCGCCGCTGCGTCACAGCTGGCGGACGAGGTCCTTTCGGTCGAAGATCTGGCACTCCGCCTGCTGAGCGCCGTTCATCTGGCGCGGCTGTTGGACGCTCAGCAACTGACCCGGGCAGATGAGGCAGCCCCCTCCCCACTCCAAAGAATCTTGCGACTGGTGCGCGCGCAGACTGGCCACGACTTCACGCGTTACAAGCCCACCACCCTGGTTCGCCGGCTGGAACGGCGCATGCAGACACAGCGCCTCCTGGATGTCGAACGCTACATTCAACTGCTGGAAAGCTCCTCAAGCGAGGTCGAGGCGCTGTTTCAGGACTTCACCATCAACGTCACCAGCTTCTTTCGCGATACAGAAGCGTTTGCAGCGTTGAAGTCCCAGCTGCGTTCCGCCATGGCGAAACCCAGACAGGAGGGTGACACGTTCCGGGTCTGGGTGGCCGCGTGTTCCACCGGTGAGGAAGCCTACTCGGTTGCCATCCTCCTGCATGAACTGGCCGAAGAAGTGGGCGGCCCACCTCCGCTGAAGATTCAGATTTTTGCGACCGACATTGACCAGGCCGCCATTCACCAGGCTCGGCAGGGAAGGTACTCGAAAGACATCGCTTACGTCGTCTCGCTGGAACGCCTGAACCGGTTCTTCCTTCTCAAGGATGGTCAGTATCAGATTCGGGCAGACATTCGGGACAGAGTGGTTTTTGCGACACACAATACCTTTGGAGATCCGCCGTTCACCCGCCTCGATCTGCTGTGCTGCCGCAACATGCTGATCTACGTGGGACCCGAGCTGCAACAGCAGATCATCAGCATCTTCCGGTACGCGCTCCGCCCGCATGGGCTGCTGTTCCTGGGGGCCAGCGAGACGGTCGGTGCGGGCCGTGAGCACTTCGAGGCCCTCAGTCATCGGTGGAAACTGTACCAGCGGGGTGAAGGGGCCGCCGAACTCCCCAGGGTGAGCACCCAGGCCCGGTGGGGCGACACCGATGCGACGCCCCACCGCCGGGAAGGCAAGCCAGCCCTACAGACGGTGAGCAGCGCCTCGGAGCTGCGCCAGCAGGTGCAAGAGGCGCTGCTCGCTGAATATCCGGCCTCTGCGGTCTTGATCAACGCGCAGGGCACCATTCTGTTTGTGCACGGTCAGACCGCCCGGTACCTCGAACTGCCTCCCGGCATGACCGGTACCCGCGTCTTCGAAATGGCGAAAGGCGAGGTGCGTTCTGAGTTACCAGGAGCGGTTCGTCAGGCGGACAGCGAACGCCAGAGGATCGTCCGGCGGGGCCTGCAAGTCGAGGTGGAAGGAAGCGTCCGGACGCTGGACCTCATCGTAAAGCCGCTGCCGGAGTCAGACCGCTTCCTCGTGATCTTTCAGGACCGTGGGGATTCGGCAGAGCCGCTCGACAGCTCGGAACGGGCCACGCATATCCGGATGCTGGAACGGGAACTGCAACATGGCCGCGAAGCGCTGCAGGCGACGGTCGAGGACATGGCCATCTCGATGGAGGAGATGCGCAGTACCAATGACGAACTCCAGACGACCAACGAGGAGTTGCAAAGTACCAACGAGGAGTTGATGACCTCCAAGGAAGAGCTGCAGTCGCTCAATGAAGAGCTGAGCACCATCAATGCAGAGCATCAGCGGGTCATCCAGCATTTGACGCAGTCGAACGACGATGCCCGGAATCTGCTCGAGAACGCCGGAACAGGAACGGTCTTCCTTGGAAGCGACCTGAAGATCCGGCGCTTCACCCGGCCGATCTCCAGCATCATTCAGCTTATGCCGTCCGACGAGGGTCGGCCACTCACGGATTTCAATATCAACCTGCGCTACCAGCACCTGATGAACGACGTTCGCCGGGTGCTGGAGACGTTGGAACCGCTGGAGGCGCAGGTTCAAACGGGGAGTGGGGAGTGGTACCTGATGCGCGTGAGTCCCTACCGCACGTCGGAGAACTACATCGAAGGGGTCGTGATGGCTTTTACCAACATCGATCTGATCAAGTCCCTAGAGTAG
- a CDS encoding 3'-5' exonuclease — MNQEHDIQQAIRTFRRWARDEDALVLDTETTGLYGQVWDVAALSLTTLEPRVVFVCQPEGAWEPKARELHAARLDEILQAPPAAKFRQTLATALQAVPLHSQVLTYGAEFDRAALLRTWPALRLPAFDCVMQAYAPLAGKWSESRGEWKWVSLQVACELEEVPVTGTLHTALGDAQLTVQLIQAVARRQLAGE, encoded by the coding sequence ATGAACCAGGAACACGACATCCAACAGGCCATCCGCACCTTCCGCCGCTGGGCCAGGGACGAAGACGCCTTGGTGCTCGACACCGAAACGACGGGTCTGTACGGGCAGGTCTGGGACGTGGCCGCGCTTTCATTGACGACGCTGGAGCCGCGCGTCGTCTTCGTTTGTCAGCCTGAAGGCGCGTGGGAACCCAAAGCCCGGGAATTGCATGCCGCTCGCTTGGACGAGATCCTTCAGGCGCCGCCCGCTGCCAAGTTCCGCCAGACACTGGCGACGGCTCTCCAGGCGGTGCCGCTGCACAGCCAGGTGCTGACGTACGGTGCGGAGTTTGACCGGGCGGCCCTCCTGCGAACCTGGCCAGCGCTGCGCTTGCCGGCGTTCGACTGCGTGATGCAGGCCTATGCACCCCTTGCCGGGAAGTGGAGCGAATCACGGGGCGAATGGAAATGGGTCTCGCTGCAGGTGGCGTGTGAACTGGAAGAGGTGCCCGTCACGGGTACGCTGCATACCGCCCTGGGCGACGCTCAACTGACGGTGCAGCTGATTCAGGCGGTCGCTCGGCGACAGCTCGCGGGCGAGTGA
- a CDS encoding CAP domain-containing protein, translating to MITHHVSAARWLLGAAFLLGACAPAPTPKPGFEVREMTAQSQAVFVLTNQQRAQGTNCQGVAYPVASALVQDQTLTAAAQHRADDLAQTEDFSHFPSNGKTYLYWLGVVHFDAAFPARQHYGENLGMADTPSQVIAAWLASTQGHCEAQFTATYQDTTTHQWMPGFTHIGVGDALSAVSGRHYWVVLFAN from the coding sequence ATGATCACCCATCACGTTTCTGCAGCTCGTTGGTTGCTGGGCGCTGCTTTCCTGCTGGGCGCTTGCGCTCCTGCACCGACCCCGAAGCCCGGCTTTGAAGTCCGCGAGATGACCGCGCAGAGTCAGGCGGTCTTCGTACTCACCAACCAGCAGCGCGCCCAAGGCACGAACTGCCAGGGTGTTGCCTACCCAGTGGCGAGTGCCCTCGTGCAGGATCAGACGCTCACGGCGGCGGCCCAGCATCGCGCGGACGATCTCGCGCAGACCGAGGACTTCAGCCACTTCCCCAGCAACGGGAAGACCTATCTGTATTGGTTGGGCGTCGTCCATTTCGATGCGGCCTTCCCCGCCCGGCAGCACTACGGCGAAAACCTCGGCATGGCGGACACGCCGTCGCAGGTCATTGCCGCGTGGCTCGCGAGTACCCAGGGGCACTGCGAAGCCCAGTTCACCGCCACCTATCAGGACACCACGACCCACCAGTGGATGCCGGGTTTCACCCACATCGGGGTCGGCGACGCCCTCTCCGCTGTGAGCGGCCGACACTACTGGGTGGTGCTCTTCGCCAACTGA
- a CDS encoding helicase-related protein, with product MNGVILNFGVGLGKTLAGLMLAALLRQSGRCRLPALLVPLSRLGDWVMNAATAVPDLRVRVIGGEVRRGPTGEVLLNADGEPTVREDSGAQRREKVASLISDPPDLVLFSVEAFEAIPMLEETRTRMIASEPSLMSDVATATTFDDRARKLGGHREALAYARIMQRHLSRGRIATETELPFEVLGIDAVIADEGHLFKNVFSSPHVYGEANPKFLGAGGESNRALDAHQKFRWIRQQGGCVALLSATWFTNSPLEIFNMLSLVTDALPSYGITDVEAFTARFCILEPRLITLPTGDVEFKTCVVGFKNRDELSAIIGQHVIRETEETCLMHDGVGMQLPPLVDVEHLFDLAEPVQAAYDKEQASVPDAESEGKNHLFSIFARMMKLTLHPPLMGIHAPNARFATCVQACVEARERGGRNVVFMYLGGENGETYQALKRMLIAAGYPEREIEVITASTHPVSGERLKVERRLRRGELTCVIGSQVIEQGGNFQGCTDLHHLDYPHHFEAFRQRIGRARRQGSTVTEIRNHVYFARGSFDVLRYQTMLGKKGWADQVYDPSIVAVEHEGLGFDGEEIAVMLSRDPQATRSLIRAKKEARAADRRAATLLLDLEVIRQYLDSLRWLRQRWQVAWARKNGPSVQDEQSFTRLITSLRGLHAQVGALRAAGHPLVAVTRLKEAPVWVHGVPLHPGMTFHRGSEAVKVVSARASDPVIVVDLVASGTRGAVLAQELEQVTQLLPSDDATHFGTEAFESLPTRLRDRIEAPDAPVEIEAVSELVTAPAQPLDDVSPAPSPLRLRYGLSVTDSVPVRATAEVFSIQGDTLTPGTVPGATLVLIEYRAERDVRKVTLIIEDAHRRQQTRTLLHTQDPRLRDRMDALLQHAM from the coding sequence ATGAATGGCGTGATTCTGAACTTCGGTGTTGGGCTCGGAAAGACGCTGGCTGGCTTGATGCTGGCGGCGCTGCTGCGACAGTCGGGCCGTTGCCGCCTGCCCGCCCTGCTGGTGCCACTGTCGCGCCTGGGGGACTGGGTGATGAATGCGGCCACCGCCGTGCCAGACTTGCGGGTGCGGGTGATTGGCGGGGAAGTGCGGCGCGGCCCGACGGGGGAGGTCTTGCTGAACGCGGATGGCGAGCCGACCGTGCGGGAGGACAGCGGGGCGCAGCGGCGCGAGAAGGTGGCAAGTCTGATCAGCGATCCGCCGGACCTGGTGCTGTTCAGCGTGGAGGCGTTTGAGGCGATCCCAATGCTGGAGGAGACGCGCACGCGAATGATCGCGTCGGAGCCGTCGCTGATGAGTGACGTGGCCACCGCCACCACATTCGATGACCGTGCCCGCAAGCTGGGCGGCCACCGCGAGGCGCTCGCGTATGCGCGCATCATGCAGCGGCACCTCAGTCGCGGACGGATCGCCACCGAGACCGAGTTGCCGTTCGAGGTGCTGGGCATCGACGCGGTGATCGCCGATGAAGGGCATCTGTTCAAGAACGTCTTCTCCAGCCCGCATGTGTACGGCGAGGCGAATCCCAAGTTCCTGGGGGCGGGGGGTGAAAGTAACCGGGCGCTAGACGCGCACCAGAAGTTCCGCTGGATTCGCCAGCAGGGCGGGTGTGTGGCGCTGCTGAGTGCCACCTGGTTCACCAACAGTCCGTTGGAGATCTTCAACATGCTGAGCTTGGTCACGGACGCCTTGCCGAGCTACGGCATCACCGACGTGGAGGCGTTTACCGCGCGGTTCTGCATCCTCGAACCGCGCTTGATCACCCTGCCGACGGGCGACGTCGAGTTCAAAACGTGCGTGGTGGGCTTCAAGAACCGCGACGAGCTGAGCGCCATCATCGGCCAGCATGTCATTCGGGAAACCGAAGAAACCTGCCTGATGCACGACGGGGTGGGGATGCAGCTCCCGCCGCTGGTGGACGTCGAGCATCTGTTCGATTTGGCCGAGCCGGTGCAGGCCGCCTACGACAAGGAGCAGGCGTCTGTCCCTGACGCGGAGAGCGAAGGGAAGAACCATCTGTTTTCGATCTTCGCGCGCATGATGAAGTTGACGTTGCACCCGCCGCTGATGGGCATCCATGCGCCGAACGCCCGCTTTGCGACCTGCGTGCAGGCCTGCGTCGAGGCCCGCGAGCGCGGCGGACGCAATGTGGTGTTCATGTACCTGGGCGGCGAGAACGGCGAAACGTATCAGGCGCTCAAGCGGATGCTGATCGCTGCTGGGTATCCGGAACGGGAGATTGAGGTGATCACCGCCAGTACCCATCCGGTCTCGGGGGAGCGGCTGAAGGTGGAGCGGCGCTTGCGGCGCGGTGAGCTGACCTGCGTGATCGGCTCGCAGGTGATCGAGCAGGGCGGGAACTTCCAGGGCTGCACCGATCTGCACCACCTGGACTATCCGCATCACTTCGAGGCGTTCCGCCAGCGAATTGGGCGGGCACGGCGGCAGGGCAGCACCGTGACCGAGATCCGCAACCACGTGTATTTCGCGCGGGGAAGCTTCGACGTGCTGCGCTATCAGACCATGCTCGGCAAGAAGGGCTGGGCCGATCAGGTGTATGACCCGTCCATCGTGGCGGTCGAGCACGAGGGGCTGGGCTTCGACGGCGAGGAGATTGCGGTGATGCTCAGCCGGGACCCGCAGGCCACTCGGTCGCTGATCCGGGCGAAGAAGGAAGCGAGGGCAGCGGATCGTCGAGCGGCGACGTTGCTGTTGGATCTGGAAGTGATCCGGCAATATCTGGACAGTCTGCGCTGGCTGAGGCAGCGGTGGCAGGTGGCGTGGGCGCGGAAGAATGGGCCGTCGGTGCAGGACGAGCAGAGCTTCACCCGGCTCATCACCTCGCTGCGGGGCCTGCACGCGCAGGTAGGGGCGCTCCGAGCAGCTGGGCACCCGCTGGTGGCCGTCACGCGCCTGAAGGAAGCCCCGGTGTGGGTGCATGGGGTGCCGCTGCATCCCGGCATGACCTTCCATCGAGGGAGCGAGGCGGTCAAAGTGGTGTCGGCCAGGGCCAGTGATCCGGTGATCGTGGTGGACCTGGTGGCGTCCGGGACGCGAGGCGCGGTGTTGGCGCAGGAGTTGGAGCAGGTCACGCAGCTGCTGCCCAGTGACGATGCCACGCACTTCGGCACAGAGGCCTTCGAGTCACTGCCGACCCGCTTGCGAGACCGCATCGAAGCACCGGACGCGCCCGTAGAAATCGAGGCGGTGTCGGAGCTGGTCACCGCGCCAGCGCAGCCCTTGGACGACGTCTCCCCTGCGCCCAGTCCATTGCGGCTGCGCTACGGGCTGTCGGTCACGGACAGTGTGCCTGTGCGTGCAACTGCGGAGGTGTTCAGCATTCAGGGCGATACACTCACGCCGGGCACGGTGCCGGGGGCGACGCTGGTGCTGATCGAATACCGAGCCGAGCGGGACGTGCGCAAGGTGACGCTGATCATTGAGGACGCCCACCGTCGTCAGCAGACCCGGACACTCCTGCATACTCAGGACCCTCGCCTGCGGGACCGGATGGATGCGCTGTTGCAGCACGCGATGTAG
- a CDS encoding putative bifunctional diguanylate cyclase/phosphodiesterase — protein sequence MPDDELPSHYERLRRQAEHQLRRGVQPRLHDAAVAEDLSYELQVYRVELDLQQETLQLTATELEVEREHYQALYEHAPVAYFSLDPQGEIVDVNLAGLKLLQFQRRQLLLRRFSQFIVPPQRGAFAALLHEGSSASPHLFTVTRWNGEQVEVQLQVFTLPGITPERTQCLLTLTDITPLVQAQAQLAQLNVTLEDRVTEGTRHLRELNVRLHHQALHDYLTGLPNRAGFAEELQRALVYLRQDQQAFAVLFCDIDRFKAINDALGHSGGDEVLIELSRRLQAVTRPTDQIARLGGDEFAMLLHDVTDLPMVSAVIARLEAAVQAPCSVAGHELYLNLSTGVLLVNEGYEQPEEIMRDVDLALYQAKQAGRAMSRVFQPAMRDVSKDRLGLEAQLHHVLEREELVVHYQPVVSLATRQVVGLEALVRWQHPQRGLLLPEAFIPLAEEHHLVGAIDRWVLQEVGRQVARWQRQRRGTQKLWMNVNVSAQDLTQVAAVTAHLRALAFPAPWQVMVELTERVLMHRTDADPSALEGLRQAQVQLVVDDFGMGFSSLSRLHRLPVSVLKVDRSFVAALEEDIELVRAMVSMGRALGMVMVAEGIETEAQYHRLVEIGVEAGQGWLFAPALPADQVNAYLPHSRKRRRSIDRP from the coding sequence ATGCCGGACGATGAACTCCCGTCCCACTACGAACGGCTGAGACGACAGGCCGAGCATCAACTCCGCCGGGGCGTTCAGCCGCGTCTCCATGACGCTGCAGTGGCGGAAGATCTGAGCTACGAGTTGCAGGTGTACCGTGTCGAGCTTGATCTGCAGCAGGAAACCCTGCAGCTGACCGCCACTGAGTTGGAAGTGGAACGTGAGCATTATCAGGCGCTGTACGAACATGCACCTGTCGCGTACTTTTCGCTTGATCCGCAGGGTGAAATCGTCGATGTCAATCTGGCTGGGCTCAAGTTGCTTCAGTTTCAGCGGCGTCAGTTGCTGCTGCGCCGCTTCAGCCAGTTCATTGTGCCGCCGCAGCGCGGGGCATTTGCAGCACTTCTACACGAGGGCTCTTCCGCTTCTCCGCACCTGTTTACCGTGACCCGCTGGAACGGTGAGCAGGTCGAGGTGCAACTGCAGGTCTTCACGCTTCCAGGGATCACACCGGAGCGCACGCAGTGTCTGCTGACCTTGACGGACATCACGCCGCTGGTTCAGGCACAGGCGCAGCTGGCACAGTTGAACGTCACGCTGGAAGACCGGGTCACGGAAGGCACCCGACACCTCCGGGAGCTGAATGTACGTCTGCACCATCAGGCGTTGCATGATTATCTGACGGGGCTGCCCAACCGGGCTGGGTTCGCAGAAGAGCTGCAGCGAGCGCTGGTGTATCTCCGCCAGGATCAGCAGGCGTTCGCGGTGCTGTTCTGTGACATTGACCGCTTCAAAGCCATCAATGACGCACTTGGTCACAGCGGCGGTGATGAGGTGCTGATCGAGCTCTCCAGGCGGCTGCAGGCCGTGACCCGGCCCACCGACCAGATCGCACGGCTGGGCGGTGACGAATTCGCGATGCTGCTGCATGATGTCACGGACCTGCCGATGGTGTCGGCCGTGATTGCCCGACTCGAAGCGGCGGTTCAGGCACCGTGTTCTGTTGCTGGTCACGAACTCTACCTGAACTTGAGTACCGGCGTGCTGCTCGTGAACGAGGGCTACGAACAGCCGGAAGAGATTATGCGGGATGTGGATCTGGCGCTGTATCAGGCGAAACAGGCGGGACGGGCGATGTCGAGAGTGTTCCAGCCCGCCATGCGGGACGTCTCCAAAGACAGATTGGGACTTGAAGCGCAGTTGCATCATGTCTTGGAGCGCGAAGAGCTGGTGGTGCACTATCAGCCGGTGGTGTCCCTGGCCACACGCCAGGTGGTGGGACTGGAGGCGTTGGTTCGCTGGCAGCATCCACAGCGTGGGCTGTTGCTGCCGGAGGCATTCATTCCGCTGGCCGAGGAACACCACCTGGTTGGAGCCATCGATCGGTGGGTGCTTCAGGAGGTGGGTCGGCAGGTCGCCAGGTGGCAGAGACAGCGACGGGGAACACAGAAGCTGTGGATGAATGTCAATGTATCCGCGCAGGACCTGACACAGGTCGCTGCGGTGACCGCGCATCTCAGGGCGCTGGCCTTTCCTGCACCCTGGCAGGTGATGGTGGAACTGACCGAGCGGGTATTGATGCACCGCACAGATGCCGATCCCAGCGCTTTAGAGGGGTTGCGCCAGGCACAGGTGCAACTGGTGGTCGATGACTTCGGTATGGGCTTTTCGTCGTTGAGCCGATTGCACCGCTTGCCTGTCAGCGTGCTGAAAGTCGATCGATCATTTGTGGCGGCGTTGGAGGAGGACATCGAACTGGTCCGGGCCATGGTGTCGATGGGGAGGGCGCTGGGGATGGTAATGGTGGCGGAAGGCATCGAAACTGAGGCACAGTACCACCGGCTCGTGGAGATCGGTGTGGAGGCCGGGCAGGGGTGGCTGTTCGCGCCCGCACTTCCGGCAGATCAGGTGAACGCGTACCTGCCGCACAGTCGTAAGAGGAGAAGGAGCATCGACCGCCCCTGA